The Phycisphaerales bacterium genome has a segment encoding these proteins:
- a CDS encoding CrcB family protein, with translation MVFFISLLCIMAGGAIGALLRWLIQMFFSHWTKLPGWTAIFLINVVGSFLIGFAVAWLTNQMEIDKAAELTHLAVDLKYQRPEAGLALFAVGYCGAFTTFSTFSLDNYFLTHGKYAQMAFNIVGSLVACYFAVFAGWALGQGVLPV, from the coding sequence GTGGTCTTTTTTATATCTCTTCTTTGTATTATGGCTGGCGGAGCTATTGGTGCGCTCCTGCGGTGGCTTATACAAATGTTCTTTAGCCATTGGACGAAACTACCTGGATGGACTGCCATTTTTCTAATCAATGTGGTTGGAAGCTTTTTGATCGGCTTTGCCGTCGCATGGCTTACCAACCAAATGGAGATTGATAAGGCCGCTGAGCTAACTCATTTGGCAGTGGATCTGAAATACCAACGTCCAGAAGCTGGGTTAGCACTCTTTGCCGTGGGATATTGTGGCGCGTTCACGACGTTTAGTACTTTTAGCCTTGATAATTATTTCTTGACTCACGGCAAGTATGCTCAAATGGCTTTTAATATTGTTGGCTCACTCGTCGCCTGTTACTTCGCGGTGTTCGCTGGCTGGGCTTTGGGCCAGGGGGTACTTCCAGTATGA
- a CDS encoding CehA/McbA family metallohydrolase: MLTCPLAAQDTRLPYPTAGDIDHFGIFEYRIENSDGDLIPGRFTFVPEEKQETKLLPNEQAAPKELAIRDNVVYTLSGQGAITLPPGQYTVYASRGLEFSIDSDTFRLDPNQTHSWTATLQQEVDTTGWISGDFHLHTLTYSGHGDSNMPERIISFVGEGVDFAVATDHNYHTDYQPTIDELGAQQHMTAVIGNEVSTPIGHMNAFPLKADSEIPDHQLRDADALFALIREQPNDFGVIPVVQVNHPRWGSIDYFGQVALDPVTGQFSGAGASDAFDSIEVFNENVSWGLYDIDVDDVEVKSNRHSVVQDWYNLLNRGHRASAVGNSDSHTVRTPYAGYPRNYMPSDTDDPSTIDPTQIVKAVKSGQLVTTTGPFATFTINDQPMGSQVTDSDGTVDLSFDIRAASWVSVDRVKVIMNGDQIRVLPVPKQKGPLSYQHSIQLPVLRDAWVLITVEGDQPLEPILEFKDRAVMPVALTNPIRIDANGDGEFTPISEQGHMAVGQLNGNIEDAILAFNRSSPALQIAMLNAASTDSRITSALIEEGLSSSTRMVRLTALRAAEASLDKASVPQIRALLEAQTTTPYVALAALRALVAIEPNKQASDAATYLNMHGADPLKLYSYELADALPGTFIDEFLVAGYFPSQDASAIAETVHAPETSVDRTETMTVKQGEVKWTKLTADDNGYVSLLEFDPTTPAFQNAISYAETWVEAPRPMTVYYTFGSDDSSQLFLNNQLLLTDTGTHGANPVAHVGAMNLNEGWNRILVKVANISGSYGFYLRIVSDELQWQAKEPHQ; this comes from the coding sequence ATGCTAACTTGCCCGCTTGCCGCTCAGGATACGAGGCTGCCATACCCAACTGCTGGTGATATTGATCATTTTGGTATTTTTGAATATCGCATCGAGAATTCTGATGGCGATTTAATACCTGGCCGCTTTACATTTGTACCTGAAGAAAAACAGGAAACCAAACTACTGCCAAACGAGCAGGCCGCACCAAAAGAACTGGCGATCCGTGACAACGTTGTCTATACACTCAGCGGCCAGGGCGCCATCACACTGCCGCCAGGACAATACACCGTATATGCATCCCGAGGGCTTGAGTTCTCAATCGACAGTGACACATTCCGCCTTGATCCGAATCAGACTCATTCATGGACCGCAACACTACAGCAAGAAGTTGATACGACTGGGTGGATCAGTGGTGATTTTCATTTACATACGCTCACTTACTCTGGACATGGCGACTCGAACATGCCGGAACGGATTATTAGCTTTGTTGGAGAAGGCGTTGACTTTGCCGTTGCAACCGATCACAACTACCACACTGATTATCAACCGACTATTGACGAGTTGGGCGCCCAACAACATATGACTGCAGTCATAGGCAATGAGGTTTCTACACCCATTGGACACATGAACGCTTTTCCTCTTAAAGCTGACTCAGAAATACCCGATCATCAATTACGCGATGCAGATGCGCTGTTTGCACTCATAAGAGAGCAGCCCAATGACTTTGGAGTGATTCCGGTTGTTCAAGTCAACCATCCGCGCTGGGGCAGTATTGATTACTTCGGCCAAGTTGCTCTGGATCCAGTCACTGGGCAATTCTCCGGCGCTGGTGCAAGTGATGCCTTTGACTCGATAGAAGTTTTCAATGAAAACGTATCGTGGGGCTTGTATGACATTGATGTTGATGATGTAGAAGTAAAATCTAATCGTCATTCGGTCGTGCAAGATTGGTACAACTTGCTCAATCGGGGCCATCGTGCATCTGCAGTAGGAAACTCTGATAGTCATACGGTTCGCACACCGTATGCTGGATATCCACGCAACTATATGCCATCTGATACCGATGACCCCAGCACAATTGATCCAACGCAGATTGTGAAGGCTGTCAAGTCTGGGCAACTTGTCACAACAACTGGCCCATTTGCAACGTTTACGATCAACGACCAACCAATGGGTAGTCAAGTCACAGACAGTGACGGAACTGTCGATCTTTCTTTTGACATTCGTGCTGCAAGCTGGGTCAGTGTTGATCGAGTTAAGGTCATCATGAATGGCGATCAGATACGGGTGCTTCCAGTGCCCAAACAGAAAGGACCTCTCTCCTACCAACATTCCATACAACTGCCTGTTCTTAGAGATGCGTGGGTTCTCATCACTGTTGAAGGTGATCAACCGCTCGAGCCAATTCTGGAATTCAAAGATCGAGCAGTCATGCCTGTTGCGCTCACGAATCCAATCCGTATTGATGCGAATGGTGATGGCGAATTTACGCCCATTAGTGAGCAAGGCCATATGGCAGTCGGACAACTCAACGGGAATATCGAAGATGCAATTCTTGCGTTCAATCGAAGCTCACCCGCATTACAGATTGCTATGCTTAATGCAGCATCAACAGATTCTCGAATTACTTCTGCCTTAATTGAAGAGGGACTCTCATCTTCAACAAGAATGGTTCGACTGACAGCACTTCGCGCAGCGGAAGCGAGCCTAGACAAAGCTTCTGTACCGCAGATCCGCGCCCTACTAGAAGCTCAAACCACAACACCCTACGTTGCGCTCGCCGCACTTCGCGCATTAGTTGCTATCGAACCAAACAAACAAGCATCAGACGCGGCCACCTATCTGAATATGCATGGGGCTGATCCCCTAAAACTGTACAGCTATGAGCTGGCTGATGCCCTGCCTGGAACTTTTATCGATGAATTCCTTGTTGCTGGTTACTTTCCATCCCAAGATGCGAGTGCCATCGCAGAAACAGTGCATGCGCCTGAAACTTCAGTAGATCGAACAGAAACCATGACCGTTAAGCAAGGTGAAGTAAAATGGACAAAGTTGACTGCTGATGACAACGGGTATGTTTCACTTCTTGAATTTGACCCAACAACCCCAGCTTTCCAAAATGCCATCTCTTATGCCGAAACATGGGTAGAGGCACCAAGACCGATGACCGTTTACTACACATTTGGAAGCGACGATTCGTCACAACTCTTTCTAAACAACCAACTTCTCCTTACCGACACCGGTACACATGGTGCTAATCCTGTTGCACATGTGGGAGCGATGAACTTAAACGAAGGCTGGAATCGAATACTCGTCAAAGTCGCCAATATTTCAGGAAGCTACGGATTCTATTTGCGCATTGTCAGCGATGAATTACAATGGCAAGCGAAGGAACCCCACCAATAG
- a CDS encoding ABC transporter ATP-binding protein, translated as MVSLELRRISKSFGSTPVLQDVDLALAQGDICVIVGPSGCGKTTMLRIVAGLERAFDGEIILDGQVANKSWPSQRDLSMVFQGDSLFSHLTGFQNMAYPLRGCGIKREEIRRRIEKIAALLNVTNILQRRPQEMSGGERQRIAIGRSLARGPGCLLLDEPMASLDPHLRGQLRDLLRKIHETNGGSMLLASHDQADAMQLGHKVAVMNKGRIEQFGTPMDIFRLPINRFVASFFGQAGMNFLGGTIKTTDRGPQLLLENNQQFAIKGEVQKEQRVELGLRPESLLPAAIAPKQWAHIHAAFESCRFNGGQLEVTLRVTESNVLRAALPISMSEYMPTMHEQVTFAFDAKQALIFSDNEIGARLDIGIGEGA; from the coding sequence ATGGTAAGTCTAGAGCTTCGTAGAATCAGTAAGTCGTTTGGTAGCACGCCTGTACTACAAGATGTTGACTTGGCTCTTGCGCAAGGCGACATTTGTGTCATTGTAGGGCCATCGGGTTGTGGCAAGACAACCATGCTTCGCATTGTGGCTGGCCTTGAGCGTGCATTTGACGGCGAGATCATTCTTGATGGTCAAGTGGCTAACAAAAGTTGGCCATCGCAGCGAGATCTTTCAATGGTGTTTCAGGGTGACTCGTTGTTTAGCCATTTGACTGGCTTTCAAAATATGGCCTACCCGTTGCGTGGGTGTGGGATTAAGCGTGAAGAAATTCGAAGACGTATCGAGAAGATAGCGGCACTGCTCAATGTCACGAACATCTTGCAGAGGCGACCTCAGGAAATGTCTGGTGGAGAACGTCAGCGCATTGCGATCGGGCGATCGTTAGCGAGGGGTCCTGGATGCTTATTACTCGATGAGCCGATGGCAAGTCTTGATCCTCACCTGCGCGGTCAACTCCGTGATCTATTGCGCAAGATTCACGAGACAAATGGGGGATCAATGTTGTTGGCAAGTCATGATCAGGCAGATGCTATGCAATTGGGTCACAAGGTTGCTGTCATGAACAAAGGTAGGATCGAGCAGTTTGGAACGCCAATGGATATCTTCCGGTTGCCGATCAATAGATTCGTAGCATCGTTCTTCGGCCAGGCAGGAATGAATTTTTTGGGTGGCACCATTAAAACGACTGATCGTGGACCTCAGTTATTGCTTGAGAATAATCAGCAGTTTGCAATCAAAGGCGAAGTTCAAAAGGAACAGCGTGTAGAGCTTGGGCTCCGCCCAGAGTCACTGTTGCCTGCCGCGATAGCACCAAAGCAATGGGCACATATACATGCAGCGTTCGAAAGTTGCCGGTTTAATGGCGGGCAACTAGAAGTAACTTTGCGGGTTACTGAAAGCAACGTCTTGCGTGCGGCACTGCCAATTTCGATGTCAGAATATATGCCCACGATGCATGAGCAGGTGACCTTTGCCTTTGATGCAAAGCAGGCACTCATTTTCTCTGATAATGAAATTGGGGCTCGCCTTGATATTGGTATCGGGGAAGGAGCCTAG
- a CDS encoding M12 family metallo-peptidase produces the protein MTLIHTIILLLLMQPAPSGISRSPAALSPLQIDTQADQPEIGTQLKLDLAFYEQLRGNQNILIRGFPLSDTRNLDLALTAIRPLSNTVQIVTNQQDENGHWYQTPQPQPDCQTFGGSVVGAADSSVFLGLSPYGCHGWIALDQEVYVISSGPYQEANANPIIFNLTKTDPELLDLSSFSCTVLDVPGRPTIANKRATTKATPRSSGASCRTVDLAIETDAEFTDLFSNDPSAATAYVMTMTAAKTFIFSRDVNVEFQIEFLRLWPDDDIWTASEAGSQLTEFQSHWTSQMEDEHPHLAHFLSPRNLGGGVAWLGTVCNDTYGFALSGNLAGYFPLPVENNHNENWDIVVYAHETGHNLGTAHTHDYTPQIDNCANGDCDTASDGTIMSYCHICPGGISNMQLRFHPTVQNTMTAYLDGLDTNSCLIGGSETAANDDYVQTNQVDAITIDVLANDNGANCADVSILDFDNTSSSGASITALAVDDETHLRYWPLFESTVSNDSFQYTLMADDGSTDTATVNVNILVPRMPENPIYIEQGVLASYYQVGEIEVLPDFDTLNSFAQEVVPTINLAGTPDAFGGSGMIDVVGALYTGYVDVPVSDTYTFFTESDDGSALYIGDQLVVDNDGLHAMQVASGQIALNAGRHAIRVEFFERYGNAGLVVSFSGGGLTDQVINETHWFHPIAPAPGDANNDGQVDTNDFTLLLIHWGNCTSDVECIADFDLNGAVDLEDFSLLLINFGQ, from the coding sequence ATGACACTCATTCACACCATCATCTTGTTGTTACTGATGCAGCCTGCGCCCTCAGGAATTTCTCGTAGCCCTGCTGCCTTATCACCACTACAGATTGATACCCAAGCCGATCAACCTGAAATCGGTACTCAGCTCAAACTAGACCTTGCTTTTTATGAGCAGCTTCGAGGCAACCAGAACATATTGATCCGTGGCTTTCCGCTCTCTGACACAAGAAATCTGGACTTGGCGCTGACAGCAATTCGTCCGCTGTCAAACACTGTCCAAATTGTGACCAATCAGCAAGACGAAAACGGCCATTGGTACCAAACACCACAACCACAACCAGATTGCCAGACGTTCGGTGGCAGTGTAGTCGGAGCAGCAGATAGTTCCGTTTTTCTCGGGCTTTCACCATATGGTTGCCATGGTTGGATAGCGCTCGATCAAGAAGTCTATGTGATTTCAAGTGGCCCCTACCAGGAAGCCAATGCAAACCCCATTATTTTTAACCTGACGAAGACTGATCCAGAACTTCTGGATTTGTCCTCTTTCTCGTGCACTGTCCTGGACGTTCCGGGTCGCCCCACGATCGCAAACAAACGGGCAACTACAAAAGCAACACCACGCTCATCTGGTGCATCTTGCCGCACCGTTGACCTTGCTATTGAAACCGATGCAGAATTCACTGACCTCTTTTCAAATGATCCCAGCGCAGCAACCGCTTATGTCATGACAATGACCGCTGCCAAGACATTTATCTTCTCTCGCGATGTCAACGTTGAGTTTCAGATTGAGTTCCTCAGACTTTGGCCAGATGATGATATCTGGACAGCAAGCGAGGCCGGCTCACAGTTGACCGAGTTCCAATCACATTGGACCTCTCAGATGGAAGATGAGCACCCACACCTGGCTCATTTCCTAAGTCCGCGCAACTTAGGTGGAGGCGTCGCATGGCTGGGGACAGTCTGTAATGACACGTATGGGTTTGCCCTCTCAGGCAACCTTGCAGGGTATTTCCCGCTGCCAGTAGAAAACAACCACAATGAAAATTGGGACATTGTGGTTTATGCGCATGAAACTGGCCATAACCTCGGCACAGCTCATACGCATGACTACACACCTCAGATCGATAATTGTGCGAATGGTGACTGCGATACTGCCAGTGATGGCACAATCATGAGCTACTGTCACATCTGCCCTGGTGGCATTAGCAATATGCAGCTTCGGTTCCATCCGACCGTACAAAACACTATGACAGCCTATCTTGATGGTCTCGATACAAACTCTTGTTTGATTGGTGGTTCTGAGACCGCTGCGAATGATGACTATGTACAAACAAACCAAGTAGACGCTATTACTATTGACGTTCTTGCGAATGACAATGGGGCGAACTGCGCAGATGTTAGTATTCTAGACTTTGATAACACTTCATCATCTGGGGCTAGTATCACCGCTCTCGCGGTCGATGATGAAACACACCTTCGCTATTGGCCATTATTTGAATCCACTGTCTCTAACGATAGTTTTCAGTACACGTTAATGGCTGATGATGGAAGCACTGATACAGCAACTGTCAATGTGAATATTCTGGTTCCTCGAATGCCAGAGAATCCGATTTATATTGAACAAGGCGTTCTTGCTTCTTACTACCAAGTTGGTGAGATTGAAGTCTTACCTGACTTCGATACACTCAACTCCTTTGCTCAAGAAGTTGTTCCCACAATCAATCTTGCAGGCACTCCTGATGCCTTCGGTGGATCAGGCATGATTGATGTTGTCGGCGCTTTGTATACTGGCTATGTCGATGTACCTGTTTCAGATACTTACACATTCTTCACTGAATCAGATGACGGCTCAGCGCTCTATATTGGCGATCAATTGGTTGTCGATAACGATGGGTTGCATGCCATGCAGGTTGCCAGTGGTCAAATCGCGCTAAACGCTGGTCGCCACGCGATTCGAGTAGAGTTCTTTGAACGCTATGGAAATGCTGGCTTAGTTGTGTCATTCTCTGGCGGTGGGCTCACAGATCAAGTCATTAACGAAACACACTGGTTCCACCCAATCGCGCCAGCACCAGGTGACGCCAACAATGATGGTCAAGTTGACACGAATGACTTCACTCTCCTTTTGATTCATTGGGGGAACTGCACCAGCGACGTTGAGTGCATTGCTGACTTCGATCTCAATGGAGCTGTCGATCTTGAAGACTTCAGTCTTCTACTCATTAACTTCGGACAGTGA
- the corA gene encoding magnesium/cobalt transporter CorA: MKLNLLTRPLGKATSLLRLTRHSAWDHPGREGGVDIEQLASLEVEDPSPAVITCVDYGPTVLEEHEVKDLGSFLETTSLPEGAAVRWINIAGLKDMKAMEAVARYFDLHPLIVEDLLDVTHRPKCEENLAFGEDRSGADLPQLFVTMRLIHLLDNHVGAETINLLISETTVISFQQSHDDAWEPIRNRIRKADSRIRLADASFLLYAMMDLVVDSYYPTIEQVGNMMESLEEVLIEQQKPLVNEEVYAVKRELILLRREAWPMREIVNTLTRDGNTCISETTQRYLRDVYDHVVHIMDIIETYRDSAGTLVDLQMNTVNARMNEVMKVLTIIATIFIPLSFFTGIYGMNFDYIPGLHNHAGFWVFWGVCMLAAGGMLVWFARKGWLSK, encoded by the coding sequence ATGAAACTTAACTTGTTGACCCGCCCTCTGGGAAAAGCCACAAGCTTGCTTCGGCTGACGAGGCACAGTGCTTGGGATCACCCAGGTCGTGAGGGTGGGGTCGATATCGAACAGCTGGCATCCTTAGAAGTAGAGGATCCATCACCAGCGGTGATCACTTGTGTTGATTACGGGCCAACTGTTCTGGAAGAGCATGAAGTAAAAGATCTAGGGTCTTTTCTTGAAACAACCAGTCTTCCAGAGGGAGCAGCGGTTCGCTGGATTAACATTGCTGGACTCAAAGACATGAAGGCCATGGAGGCAGTGGCGCGATACTTCGACCTGCATCCACTCATCGTCGAGGATCTTTTGGATGTGACCCATCGACCAAAGTGTGAAGAAAATCTGGCATTTGGTGAAGATCGAAGTGGGGCTGATCTTCCTCAACTCTTCGTAACGATGCGGCTCATCCATCTGCTTGATAATCATGTGGGAGCTGAAACAATTAACCTGCTTATCTCGGAAACGACCGTGATTAGTTTTCAGCAATCCCACGATGATGCTTGGGAGCCAATTCGTAATCGTATAAGGAAAGCAGATTCACGAATACGTTTAGCTGATGCAAGTTTTTTGTTGTACGCGATGATGGACCTTGTTGTCGATAGTTACTACCCCACGATTGAACAAGTTGGCAACATGATGGAGAGTCTTGAAGAGGTCCTTATCGAGCAACAAAAGCCTCTCGTTAACGAAGAAGTTTATGCAGTTAAACGAGAACTCATTTTGCTGCGCCGCGAAGCATGGCCAATGCGAGAAATTGTCAATACGCTGACAAGAGATGGGAATACGTGCATTAGCGAGACAACCCAGCGCTATCTTCGTGATGTTTATGATCATGTCGTTCACATCATGGACATCATTGAGACTTACCGAGACTCAGCGGGAACTCTGGTTGACCTGCAAATGAATACAGTTAATGCCCGCATGAATGAAGTTATGAAAGTGTTGACGATTATCGCAACAATTTTTATTCCACTTTCATTTTTTACTGGCATCTATGGCATGAACTTCGACTACATTCCAGGGCTTCACAATCACGCTGGTTTCTGGGTGTTCTGGGGTGTTTGTATGCTTGCTGCCGGCGGCATGCTTGTATGGTTTGCTAGGAAGGGATGGCTATCTAAGTGA
- a CDS encoding glycosyltransferase family 4 protein, with product MSTGSVSATSKRLAYLVNHYPMVSHTFIRSEILGLEHLGFHVQRLSIRPSPSDLVDASDIEEETKTSTILGSGAIGRLLVSLLLTMLAHPIQLARGKMLAWRLSRKSEKSFWYHLIYLCEACYVRRWSAKKKVSHIHVHFGTNGATVALICKKIGGPSFSMTIHGPREFDEPGQISLGEKVAEAAFVIAITSFCASQIMRWSDPVDWDRIHIVHCTVEDKFFESAAAISDAAKTLVCVGRLNSQKGHHILLDAFAEARAQGVDLNLILIGDGELRASVESRIQNLEIEEFVTITGWKSGSEIRDYLIGSRGFVMASFAEGLPVVIMEAMALGRPVITTTIAGIPELVEPTQNGWLVPAGSQEALTNAIVELSKMDIGELNKWGERARVLARRNHHGATEAKKLAALFEAYT from the coding sequence GTGAGTACTGGATCTGTATCAGCTACTTCAAAGAGGTTGGCTTATTTAGTCAATCACTATCCAATGGTGAGCCATACTTTTATTCGAAGTGAAATACTGGGACTCGAACATTTAGGATTCCATGTTCAGCGCCTGTCAATAAGACCATCGCCTTCAGATCTGGTTGATGCTTCCGACATTGAAGAAGAAACAAAAACGTCCACAATTCTCGGCAGTGGGGCAATTGGACGTTTGTTAGTTAGTCTTCTTCTGACCATGTTGGCACATCCTATTCAGTTAGCCCGCGGAAAAATGTTGGCTTGGCGTTTGTCTAGAAAGAGCGAAAAAAGCTTTTGGTATCACCTTATCTATCTATGTGAGGCGTGTTATGTGCGTCGCTGGAGTGCTAAGAAAAAAGTAAGTCATATTCATGTGCACTTTGGCACCAATGGCGCCACTGTTGCTTTGATATGTAAAAAAATTGGTGGCCCGTCTTTTAGTATGACTATCCATGGGCCCCGCGAATTTGATGAACCTGGCCAAATTTCTCTTGGTGAAAAAGTGGCAGAGGCTGCCTTTGTTATAGCAATTACATCGTTTTGCGCATCACAGATTATGCGATGGAGTGATCCTGTTGACTGGGATCGAATTCATATTGTTCACTGCACGGTCGAAGACAAGTTCTTTGAATCTGCTGCGGCGATTAGTGACGCGGCAAAAACACTTGTTTGTGTTGGTCGACTAAATTCACAAAAAGGCCATCACATTTTATTGGATGCATTCGCGGAGGCACGGGCTCAAGGCGTAGACTTAAATCTGATCTTGATTGGAGATGGCGAGTTGCGTGCGAGCGTAGAGTCGCGAATTCAAAATCTGGAAATAGAGGAATTTGTGACAATCACGGGGTGGAAGTCGGGTTCAGAAATACGTGATTACCTAATTGGCTCTCGTGGATTCGTGATGGCTAGCTTCGCCGAAGGATTGCCGGTTGTCATTATGGAAGCAATGGCATTGGGGCGCCCAGTCATCACCACAACAATTGCTGGAATTCCAGAGCTTGTTGAGCCAACTCAAAATGGGTGGTTGGTTCCTGCGGGGTCTCAAGAGGCCCTCACCAACGCAATTGTGGAGCTGTCCAAGATGGATATCGGTGAGCTCAATAAATGGGGTGAAAGAGCTCGAGTCTTAGCGCGTCGGAATCATCACGGAGCCACCGAAGCCAAGAAACTAGCAGCACTCTTTGAGGCCTATACCTGA
- the asnB gene encoding asparagine synthase (glutamine-hydrolyzing), whose product MCGIAGAIGLCGHEIECAVKRMKESLVHRGPDDQGLFKSEINTEGQGVILAHQRLSILDVSSAAAQPMHDLHTGDVLSYNGEVYNFAQLRESLGREPSRWQSTGDTEVVFKAMQQWEASAPSHFNGMFAFAYYESSKQHVYLVRDRLGIKPLYYAHVDDGKTLLFASEVRALLASNLIARTLDPVSLSTYLWNGFVVGPNTIVKDIKLLPAGSLATVQIDDPKIVPTSYWELPDQGDRTSKPSDVQDALNESVEKRMCSDVPLGVFLSGGVDSSAVTAMAVKASEAPVSTFNIAFEETNCDESAYAEAVAKSLGTDHSRIVLTETVFAQQLESAMASLDQPTFDGINTYFVSRAVREAGLTVALAGTGGDELFGGYTSFAEVPRAAAVSKRLGVLPGSLSKKLARSLMRIKSGKPGVVPPQTRWGKLSDVFEGGGDLVATFQISYALYTMDFIAQLSHRQTVVEYGLNDLEQWREKTRNSSNLFSVSTLELAQFIGQRLLRDTDSTSMAVSLEVRVPLLDHNVVEMVAGLNDETRFSPLGRKQMLRDLALSDLDPSIFERPKSGFVMPIDQWCRRSLSNMMTEVFEDEDLCRSVGLEPRAVRAIWRAFCEGSPGIYWSRVWAIFSLMWWCRLHHVELAS is encoded by the coding sequence ATGTGTGGGATTGCTGGTGCAATCGGTCTTTGTGGGCATGAAATTGAGTGCGCAGTCAAACGTATGAAAGAATCGCTGGTGCATCGCGGCCCAGACGATCAAGGATTATTTAAGAGTGAGATAAACACAGAAGGCCAGGGTGTGATCCTGGCTCACCAGCGATTGTCAATTCTTGATGTTTCAAGTGCGGCAGCGCAGCCAATGCATGACTTGCATACAGGTGATGTGCTTTCTTATAACGGCGAAGTCTATAACTTTGCGCAGCTTCGTGAATCTTTGGGTCGTGAGCCATCACGATGGCAATCAACAGGTGATACTGAAGTTGTTTTTAAAGCAATGCAGCAGTGGGAGGCCTCTGCACCATCTCATTTTAATGGCATGTTTGCATTCGCTTATTACGAGTCAAGTAAACAACACGTTTATTTAGTTCGTGATCGCCTCGGAATTAAGCCACTGTATTATGCGCACGTTGATGATGGTAAGACATTATTGTTTGCGTCAGAAGTCCGTGCACTGTTGGCCAGTAATTTGATTGCTCGTACTCTGGATCCAGTTTCACTTTCTACTTATCTATGGAATGGGTTCGTGGTTGGACCCAATACAATTGTGAAGGACATCAAGCTTCTTCCAGCAGGAAGCCTTGCCACAGTTCAAATAGATGATCCGAAGATTGTGCCGACTTCCTACTGGGAGCTCCCAGATCAAGGAGACCGAACTTCAAAGCCGAGTGATGTGCAAGACGCTCTCAATGAATCAGTCGAAAAAAGGATGTGTTCTGACGTTCCTTTGGGCGTCTTTCTGTCAGGCGGCGTTGATTCGAGTGCTGTCACAGCCATGGCAGTGAAAGCCAGCGAGGCACCAGTCAGTACATTCAACATTGCTTTCGAAGAAACTAATTGCGACGAATCGGCTTATGCTGAAGCTGTTGCTAAGTCACTAGGAACAGATCACAGTCGTATTGTCCTGACTGAAACAGTTTTTGCTCAGCAGCTTGAATCAGCAATGGCCAGTCTTGATCAGCCCACGTTTGATGGAATCAATACTTATTTTGTGAGTCGTGCTGTTCGTGAAGCTGGTCTCACTGTTGCACTGGCAGGGACTGGCGGAGATGAACTGTTTGGTGGATATACCAGTTTTGCTGAAGTGCCACGCGCAGCGGCGGTATCAAAGCGATTAGGTGTTTTGCCCGGTTCATTGAGTAAGAAGTTGGCTCGTTCATTGATGCGCATCAAGAGTGGTAAGCCAGGGGTTGTGCCACCACAGACACGGTGGGGTAAGCTCAGCGATGTGTTTGAGGGAGGTGGAGATCTTGTTGCAACATTTCAGATCTCATACGCGCTTTATACAATGGATTTTATTGCTCAACTTAGTCATCGGCAAACGGTCGTCGAATATGGCCTTAATGATCTAGAGCAGTGGCGAGAAAAGACCCGTAACAGCTCGAATCTTTTTTCCGTAAGTACATTAGAACTCGCCCAGTTCATTGGGCAGCGACTACTGAGAGATACTGATTCAACCAGTATGGCTGTGTCACTGGAAGTTCGCGTGCCACTGCTTGATCACAACGTGGTTGAGATGGTTGCTGGCCTTAATGATGAAACTCGTTTTTCCCCATTAGGCCGTAAGCAGATGCTACGCGATCTTGCACTGAGTGATCTAGACCCCAGTATATTTGAGCGTCCGAAATCTGGCTTTGTAATGCCGATTGATCAGTGGTGCCGTCGAAGCTTGTCCAACATGATGACTGAGGTGTTTGAAGATGAAGATCTTTGTCGCTCTGTTGGGCTGGAGCCAAGAGCAGTGAGGGCAATTTGGCGAGCTTTCTGTGAAGGATCGCCGGGTATCTATTGGTCACGCGTTTGGGCGATCTTTTCACTCATGTGGTGGTGTCGTTTACACCACGTTGAGCTGGCAAGCTAG